From Geomonas agri, one genomic window encodes:
- a CDS encoding cytochrome c3 family protein, whose product MGKKVLVALSLLVALGAGMCLPQGEASAANIKGKHGSEGLGCADCHKTDKPTAAAAVEACLECHGGYDKMAERTKGMHNNPHDSHLGRMACLKCHRVHAPSEYLCLECHSDFEFKDK is encoded by the coding sequence GTGGGGAAGAAAGTATTGGTAGCGCTGTCGCTGCTGGTCGCACTGGGGGCGGGGATGTGCCTGCCGCAGGGTGAGGCCTCGGCGGCGAACATCAAGGGGAAACACGGCTCCGAGGGGCTCGGCTGCGCCGACTGCCACAAGACGGACAAACCTACGGCGGCTGCGGCCGTCGAGGCCTGTCTCGAGTGCCACGGCGGCTACGACAAGATGGCGGAGCGTACCAAGGGGATGCACAACAACCCGCACGACTCCCACCTGGGGAGAATGGCCTGCCTCAAGTGTCACCGGGTGCACGCTCCTTCGGAGTACCTGTGCCTGGAGTGCCACAGCGACTTCGAATTCAAGGACAAGTAG
- a CDS encoding FAD-dependent oxidoreductase, producing the protein MRRVRGIATVLVALLAFAAPAMAEKEMKTDVVVVGAGTSGLAAAVQALQLGANVVVLEKQAKVGGTGSFCEGVFAAESKPQKRIGIDVSKDFAFKLIMNYSHWKANGALAKNFVDKSAETIDWLDNLGVKIEYVGVGGFGGPLTWHVIAPGPDYPDKNPRDFHCQRMINVFEKYVVDHGGKILLETPGTDLITENGKVVGVVAKDKSSEELKVRAKAVIIATGGFANNKEMMKKYVAYPDVIPVGNIGKDGDGIRMAEKAGAQLEGMGTVEAYRPGLPGFHPADQMIALAVQPYFWVTPRGERYVDESSVEFWPYAGNAITRIGGTAYSIFDEATRKLAVEKGIEMPLGEWVLQGTKLVKFDESFNKELTRKRGFAFKADTIEDLAKQLNMDPKILKTSVETMNKSAAVREDSQFNKKSKYLRPVATGPFYAVKLLPRHLGTLGGVKISGNTEAVNAKGEPIPGLYAVGTDSGGMYGDSYDLLLGGGTAGYAINSGRIAAENALKYAGMTK; encoded by the coding sequence ATGAGAAGAGTTCGAGGTATCGCGACGGTGCTCGTCGCACTGCTCGCCTTTGCCGCACCGGCAATGGCTGAGAAGGAGATGAAAACCGACGTAGTCGTGGTGGGCGCCGGCACGTCTGGCCTGGCCGCCGCGGTTCAGGCGCTGCAGCTGGGCGCGAATGTGGTTGTGCTCGAGAAGCAGGCCAAGGTGGGCGGCACCGGCAGCTTCTGCGAGGGCGTCTTCGCCGCGGAGAGCAAGCCGCAAAAGCGTATCGGCATCGACGTCAGCAAGGATTTCGCCTTCAAGCTGATCATGAACTACAGCCACTGGAAGGCCAACGGCGCCCTGGCCAAGAACTTCGTGGACAAGTCCGCCGAGACCATCGACTGGCTCGACAACCTGGGCGTGAAGATCGAGTACGTCGGCGTCGGCGGCTTCGGCGGCCCGCTCACCTGGCACGTCATCGCCCCGGGCCCGGACTACCCGGACAAGAACCCGAGGGACTTCCACTGCCAGAGGATGATCAACGTCTTCGAGAAGTACGTGGTGGATCACGGCGGCAAGATCCTCCTGGAGACCCCGGGCACCGACCTCATTACCGAGAACGGCAAGGTGGTCGGCGTTGTGGCCAAGGACAAGTCGAGCGAGGAGCTGAAGGTCAGGGCCAAGGCCGTCATCATCGCGACCGGCGGCTTCGCCAACAACAAGGAAATGATGAAGAAGTACGTCGCATACCCTGACGTGATCCCGGTCGGCAACATCGGCAAAGACGGCGACGGCATCAGGATGGCCGAAAAGGCCGGCGCGCAGCTCGAGGGTATGGGTACCGTCGAGGCGTACCGCCCGGGTCTCCCCGGTTTCCACCCGGCCGACCAGATGATCGCCCTGGCCGTGCAGCCCTACTTCTGGGTCACCCCGCGCGGCGAGCGCTACGTCGACGAGTCCAGCGTCGAGTTCTGGCCCTACGCTGGCAACGCCATCACCAGGATCGGCGGCACCGCCTACTCCATCTTCGACGAAGCCACCAGGAAGCTGGCCGTCGAGAAGGGGATCGAGATGCCGCTGGGCGAGTGGGTGCTGCAGGGGACCAAGCTGGTGAAATTCGACGAGTCCTTCAACAAGGAGCTGACCAGGAAGCGCGGCTTCGCCTTCAAGGCCGATACCATCGAGGACCTCGCCAAGCAGCTCAACATGGATCCTAAGATCCTGAAGACGAGCGTCGAGACCATGAACAAGTCCGCCGCCGTGCGCGAGGACAGCCAGTTCAACAAGAAGTCCAAGTACCTGCGCCCCGTCGCCACCGGTCCCTTCTACGCCGTCAAGCTCTTGCCGCGTCACCTGGGCACCCTGGGCGGGGTCAAGATCAGCGGCAACACCGAGGCGGTCAACGCCAAGGGCGAGCCGATCCCCGGCCTGTACGCGGTCGGCACCGACTCCGGCGGCATGTACGGCGACAGCTACGACCTGCTCTTGGGAGGCGGCACCGCGGGTTACGCCATCAACTCCGGACGTATCGCCGCCGAGAACGCGCTCAAGTACGCCGGCATGACCAAGTAG
- a CDS encoding hemerythrin domain-containing protein, giving the protein METNSQVHSASVRDPHHEPLHWDSRYRSIIGHLNRMLDQLRRQPSSDVSGELDQLVKATLTQIGPEERFMDLVDFPKAREHRLCHQSISIGTAKLRYRLALGKGAPADELEQIRRLWLEHIEVHDRLFEAFLTARG; this is encoded by the coding sequence ATGGAAACGAACAGCCAGGTCCACAGCGCAAGCGTGCGTGACCCGCACCACGAGCCCCTGCACTGGGACAGCCGCTACAGAAGCATCATCGGCCACCTGAACCGGATGCTCGACCAGTTGCGCCGGCAGCCTTCAAGCGACGTGAGCGGTGAGCTCGATCAACTGGTGAAGGCGACGCTGACCCAGATCGGGCCGGAGGAGCGCTTCATGGATTTGGTGGACTTCCCCAAGGCGAGGGAACACCGGCTGTGTCACCAGTCCATCAGCATCGGGACGGCGAAGCTGCGCTACCGCCTGGCTCTGGGGAAGGGGGCGCCTGCTGACGAGCTGGAGCAGATCCGCCGGCTTTGGCTGGAGCACATCGAAGTACACGATCGGCTCTTCGAGGCCTTCCTCACCGCGCGGGGGTAA
- a CDS encoding Tex family protein produces MSATDTPQLLEIVVEESGLPRGGVLATVALLNEGGTVPFIARYRKEQTGELDEVQIREIEDLLNYHRELAERKATVLKSIEEQGKLTPELSARIATCRKKTELEDLYLPYKPKRRTKATIARERGLEPLAQLVLAQELTTGSAADAAVPFINEELGVAGADAALEGASHILAEQLSEDADRRAMVRDLTREQGVFSSQLLSEGADRDGKFKMYYEYQEPLKTIPSHRMLAMRRGEKEEVLRLTLLAPEEEIVARLKGGLIKRESIFKGVLEAVAADAYKRLIAPSIEVELRLEAKTKADEAAIAVFAQNLRNLLLLPPAGGRRVLGVDPGLRTGCKLAAISETGRFLEQTTIYPHTGGPKAESAGAELVRLVERHDLRLIAIGNGTGGRETELFVREALRSAGVKAETVMVNEAGASIYSASEIAREEFPELDLTIRGAISIGRRLQDPLAELVKIDPKSIGVGQYQHDVNQSLLKKALDAVVESCVNYVGVDLNSASWALLSYVAGLSESQGRAIVKHRDENGAFPTRQALLKVARFGPKAFEQAAGFLRIRGGDNPLDNTAVHPENYAVVERMAADLNVTVAQLASDPALSAGIKLERYVTDSIGLPTLRDILAELKKPGRDPREQFQTAAFRDDVVTIADLKEGMILQGVVTNVAAFGAFVDIGVHQDGLVHVSQLSHRYCKDPNEAVKVGEIVKVKVLSADPQTKRISLSIKQAAPEQVQKSAAPKQQPKTKEQKPANDLSGWERAGFRIKK; encoded by the coding sequence ATGAGCGCAACAGATACACCACAGTTACTTGAAATAGTTGTAGAAGAAAGCGGACTGCCGCGCGGCGGAGTGCTCGCCACGGTGGCGCTTTTGAACGAAGGGGGCACCGTCCCCTTCATCGCGCGCTACCGGAAAGAACAGACCGGCGAGCTGGACGAGGTACAGATCCGCGAGATCGAGGACCTGCTCAACTACCACCGCGAACTGGCCGAGCGCAAGGCGACCGTACTGAAAAGTATCGAGGAGCAGGGGAAGCTGACCCCGGAGCTCTCGGCACGCATCGCCACCTGCCGCAAGAAGACCGAGCTCGAAGACCTCTATCTCCCTTACAAGCCCAAGCGCCGCACCAAGGCTACCATCGCGCGCGAGCGCGGCCTGGAGCCGCTGGCGCAACTGGTCCTGGCACAGGAACTGACCACCGGTTCAGCGGCGGATGCCGCGGTGCCGTTCATCAACGAAGAACTGGGAGTCGCCGGCGCGGACGCCGCGCTGGAAGGTGCGTCACACATCCTGGCCGAGCAGCTCTCCGAGGACGCCGACCGGCGCGCCATGGTGCGCGACCTCACCCGCGAGCAGGGGGTCTTCTCCTCGCAGCTTCTCAGTGAAGGCGCCGACCGGGACGGCAAGTTCAAGATGTACTACGAGTACCAGGAGCCTCTCAAAACGATACCGTCGCACCGCATGCTGGCGATGAGGCGAGGCGAGAAGGAGGAGGTGCTGCGCCTCACCCTGCTCGCGCCGGAAGAAGAGATCGTGGCGCGCCTCAAGGGCGGGCTGATCAAGCGGGAGAGTATCTTTAAGGGCGTGCTGGAAGCTGTCGCGGCGGACGCCTACAAGCGGCTCATCGCGCCTTCCATCGAGGTGGAGTTGAGGCTCGAGGCGAAGACCAAGGCCGACGAGGCCGCCATTGCCGTCTTCGCGCAGAACCTGAGAAACCTGCTGCTCCTCCCACCGGCAGGAGGAAGGCGCGTACTGGGCGTCGACCCGGGCCTGAGGACCGGGTGCAAGCTCGCCGCCATCAGCGAGACGGGACGCTTCCTGGAGCAGACCACCATCTATCCGCACACCGGCGGCCCCAAGGCGGAAAGCGCCGGTGCGGAACTGGTGCGGCTTGTGGAGCGTCACGACCTGCGCCTGATAGCCATCGGCAACGGCACCGGCGGGCGCGAGACCGAGCTTTTCGTGCGCGAGGCGCTGCGTTCCGCCGGGGTAAAGGCGGAGACGGTCATGGTAAACGAGGCGGGCGCATCGATCTACTCCGCGTCCGAGATCGCCCGCGAAGAATTCCCGGAACTCGACCTCACCATCCGCGGCGCCATCTCCATCGGGCGCAGGCTCCAGGACCCGCTGGCGGAGCTGGTCAAGATCGACCCGAAGAGCATCGGCGTCGGCCAGTACCAGCACGACGTGAACCAGTCGCTTCTGAAGAAGGCGCTGGACGCGGTCGTGGAATCGTGCGTCAACTACGTCGGCGTCGATCTGAACAGCGCCTCGTGGGCGCTCCTCTCCTACGTCGCCGGTCTCTCCGAGAGCCAGGGACGCGCCATCGTGAAGCACCGCGACGAGAACGGAGCCTTCCCGACCCGGCAGGCGCTCCTGAAGGTCGCCCGGTTCGGACCGAAGGCGTTCGAGCAGGCGGCGGGCTTTCTGCGCATCCGCGGCGGAGACAATCCGCTGGACAACACGGCGGTGCACCCGGAGAACTACGCGGTGGTGGAGCGCATGGCGGCGGATCTCAACGTCACCGTGGCGCAGCTCGCCTCCGATCCCGCCCTTTCCGCGGGAATCAAGCTGGAGCGCTACGTCACCGACAGCATCGGCCTCCCTACCTTGCGTGACATCCTGGCCGAACTGAAAAAGCCGGGGCGCGACCCGCGCGAGCAGTTCCAGACCGCGGCCTTCCGGGACGACGTGGTCACCATAGCCGATCTGAAGGAGGGGATGATCCTGCAGGGGGTGGTCACCAATGTGGCGGCCTTCGGCGCCTTCGTCGACATAGGTGTGCACCAGGACGGGCTCGTGCACGTGAGCCAGTTGTCACACCGCTACTGCAAGGACCCGAACGAAGCGGTCAAGGTAGGCGAGATCGTCAAGGTGAAGGTGCTCTCCGCCGACCCGCAGACCAAGCGGATCTCGCTCTCCATCAAGCAGGCTGCGCCAGAACAGGTGCAAAAGAGCGCGGCGCCCAAGCAGCAGCCGAAAACCAAGGAGCAAAAGCCTGCCAACGACCTCTCCGGGTGGGAACGGGCGGGGTTCAGGATAAAGAAATAA
- a CDS encoding phosphatase PAP2 family protein, which produces MTDVTDATSRRLAVMGALLLPFTAVCLFYLDIPVAVFVRDHLYSNRHWIRATSDLPDLLLTVVLVSTAASCCFYVLRSGRGILDRATLLAKEILWLAPTSYVAKTVLKIAFGRSNTRYWLTNPGDYGFHWFQMKEHCDGFPSGHMMVIVALLAAGWRFYPEARPFGILLSVLLGVALIATNYHFLSDVVVGGYLAILLDVMIARLLFCRRHTSPDQANPFP; this is translated from the coding sequence ATGACCGATGTGACTGACGCGACATCCCGCAGGCTGGCGGTGATGGGGGCTTTACTGCTTCCCTTCACCGCCGTTTGCCTGTTCTATCTCGATATTCCGGTTGCCGTCTTCGTCAGGGATCACCTCTATTCGAACCGGCACTGGATCCGTGCCACGTCGGACCTTCCGGACCTGCTGCTCACGGTGGTGTTGGTCTCCACTGCCGCCTCCTGCTGCTTTTACGTGTTACGCTCCGGTCGGGGCATCCTCGATCGCGCCACCCTGCTGGCCAAAGAGATTCTCTGGCTCGCGCCCACCTCCTATGTCGCCAAGACAGTGCTGAAGATTGCCTTCGGCAGGTCCAATACGCGCTACTGGCTCACCAACCCCGGCGATTACGGCTTTCACTGGTTCCAGATGAAAGAGCACTGTGATGGCTTCCCCTCCGGCCACATGATGGTCATCGTGGCGCTTCTGGCCGCCGGTTGGCGCTTCTATCCCGAGGCCCGTCCCTTTGGCATCTTGCTCTCGGTTCTGCTTGGCGTTGCCCTGATCGCCACCAACTATCACTTTTTGAGCGACGTCGTCGTTGGTGGTTACCTCGCCATCCTGCTCGACGTGATGATAGCACGCCTGCTTTTTTGTCGCCGCCATACCTCGCCGGATCAAGCAAACCCTTTCCCGTAG
- a CDS encoding DUF2325 domain-containing protein gives MCIALIGGMDRLGKHYLEEAERAGVKLQFFSTSETNIAAKLRKADAMVIFTNKVSHRVKIEAMQVAKANNIPVLMEHACGVCTFRNCLECLAHNSH, from the coding sequence ATGTGTATAGCTCTGATCGGCGGAATGGACCGCTTGGGAAAACATTACCTGGAAGAGGCAGAACGCGCCGGGGTTAAACTTCAGTTTTTCAGCACCTCGGAAACCAACATAGCCGCGAAGCTTAGAAAAGCTGACGCAATGGTCATCTTCACCAACAAGGTTTCGCACCGCGTCAAGATAGAGGCGATGCAGGTGGCAAAGGCCAACAACATCCCGGTGCTGATGGAACATGCCTGTGGTGTTTGCACCTTCAGAAACTGCCTCGAATGCCTCGCCCACAACAGCCATTAG
- a CDS encoding sigma-54-dependent Fis family transcriptional regulator translates to MQSADLDLRELLSFRPDGGTMFFMGRRAIIFDAIALGLLRKELIDSLGVAAARSILTRFGYAHGRMTAESLKLEFPDLFADSWTGPKLHMLQGMVRVEENKRSDGSDDEPLVQSFWYDSYEVEQHLLHLGLSEDSVCWTLTGFASGYVSYWRGEKVYFIEDRCCGKGDAVCHVEGRTREQWGEALEPYLPYFESETGDEVFQNLAKALRDTEERLKKQRRQMSCLSPGGEDFGCITARSGAMRQVVELTRRIARVDSSVIVTGESGAGKERIARLIHEESARSGRPFVAVNCGALTETLLESELFGHAKGAFTGADRDKMGLIEAAHGGTLFLDEIGEISQSMQVKLLRVLQEREVRRVGENKSRQVDIRVVAATNRNLSEEVGTGNFRRDLYYRLRVIEVRVPPLRERNEDILPLARIFLEQASKRAGRRVTGFTPKAADQLLRYTWPGNVRELQNAVEHAVALSLDTRADLEDLPEELRSALPRPGVVESVRPLEEVEREYILAALRVTGNNKARTAAELNIGVATLYRKLAEYEKQGFLP, encoded by the coding sequence ATGCAATCGGCGGATCTGGATTTACGGGAGCTACTATCCTTCCGTCCCGACGGGGGGACCATGTTTTTCATGGGGCGCAGGGCCATCATCTTCGATGCCATCGCCCTGGGGCTCTTGCGCAAAGAGTTAATCGATTCGCTGGGCGTGGCAGCGGCGCGCAGCATCCTGACCCGGTTCGGCTACGCCCACGGCAGGATGACGGCGGAGAGCCTGAAACTGGAGTTTCCCGACCTGTTCGCCGACAGCTGGACCGGACCCAAGTTGCACATGCTGCAGGGGATGGTCCGGGTGGAAGAGAACAAGCGCTCGGACGGCAGCGACGACGAACCGCTGGTCCAGTCCTTCTGGTACGACTCCTATGAAGTGGAGCAGCACCTGTTGCACCTGGGGCTTTCCGAGGATTCGGTCTGCTGGACCCTGACCGGCTTCGCCAGCGGCTACGTCTCGTACTGGAGGGGGGAGAAGGTCTACTTCATCGAGGACCGCTGCTGCGGCAAGGGGGACGCGGTCTGCCACGTCGAGGGGAGGACCAGGGAACAGTGGGGCGAGGCACTGGAACCGTATCTCCCCTACTTCGAGTCTGAGACCGGGGACGAGGTGTTCCAGAACCTGGCCAAGGCACTGAGGGACACCGAGGAGCGCCTGAAGAAACAGCGGCGCCAGATGTCGTGCCTCAGCCCTGGGGGCGAGGACTTCGGCTGCATCACCGCCCGCTCGGGCGCCATGCGGCAGGTGGTGGAGTTGACCCGGCGCATCGCCCGTGTCGATTCTTCGGTGATCGTAACTGGAGAGAGCGGCGCGGGCAAAGAGCGCATCGCACGGCTGATCCACGAAGAGTCGGCGCGCTCGGGTCGCCCGTTCGTGGCCGTTAACTGCGGCGCCCTCACCGAAACCCTCCTCGAGAGCGAACTTTTCGGTCACGCCAAGGGCGCCTTTACCGGGGCCGACCGGGACAAGATGGGACTCATCGAGGCGGCCCACGGTGGCACGCTGTTCCTGGACGAGATCGGCGAGATCTCCCAATCGATGCAGGTGAAGCTCTTGCGCGTGCTGCAGGAGCGGGAGGTGCGGCGAGTCGGCGAGAACAAGTCACGCCAGGTCGATATCAGGGTGGTCGCCGCCACCAACAGGAACCTCTCCGAGGAAGTGGGTACGGGGAACTTCAGGCGCGACCTCTACTATCGCCTGAGGGTGATCGAGGTGCGGGTCCCTCCCCTGCGCGAGCGCAACGAGGATATCCTCCCCCTGGCGCGCATCTTCCTGGAGCAAGCGTCCAAGCGCGCCGGGCGCAGAGTGACCGGGTTCACCCCGAAGGCTGCCGACCAGCTGTTGCGCTACACCTGGCCGGGTAACGTGCGGGAATTGCAGAATGCGGTGGAGCACGCCGTGGCGCTCTCCCTAGACACGCGGGCCGACCTCGAGGACCTGCCGGAAGAGCTCAGGTCGGCCCTGCCACGGCCGGGGGTCGTGGAGTCGGTGCGACCGCTGGAAGAGGTGGAGCGGGAATACATCCTGGCGGCGTTGAGGGTCACCGGCAACAACAAGGCACGTACGGCGGCCGAGTTGAACATCGGTGTCGCCACCTTGTACCGCAAGCTCGCCGAGTACGAGAAGCAGGGTTTCCTCCCCTGA